The bacterium genome contains a region encoding:
- a CDS encoding cache domain-containing protein gives MKRIRDLKIRHKLLLIAGLGVAAIVANMFVSTLTLRETMLKEKALKTRHLVETARSVLEHYRQLALDGKLSEGAAQAAAIATIRELRYEKDDYFWINDMGPTMLMHPFKPELNGTDLSNYKDPDGKRLFSEMVEVVRRAGAGFVYYAWPKPGFSKPVRKVSYVAGFEPWGWVLGSGIYLDDVDALFMAQLRRSVLFLAAIIAIFAVTNWRIAETIARPLGGEPAEIARIAEKIARGELGIGFDARNAEGSVYRSMEKMARKLGEVVGSVQSASGSIAGGARQLAMSSEALSQGASEQAGAVQQVLASIEQISQTIQQNAEAAQETDRFSRKAADDTQRGGATVVQTVAAMKQIAAKTSIVEEIARQTNLLALNAAIEAARAGESGRGFAVVASEVRKLAERSQAAAAEISQLSGASVRIAEEAGSMLAKLVPDIQRAADLVREINGASREQHEGAQQVGAAIRQLDQVVQSNASSAEEMAATAQELSAHSAHLLEIVRFFTFAGQEERLVAATAAAT, from the coding sequence TTGAAGCGGATTCGGGATCTGAAGATCAGACACAAGCTGTTGTTGATCGCCGGGCTGGGCGTCGCCGCGATCGTTGCGAACATGTTCGTGTCGACGCTGACGCTGCGCGAGACCATGCTCAAGGAGAAGGCGCTCAAGACCAGGCACCTCGTCGAAACCGCCAGGAGCGTCCTCGAGCACTACCGGCAACTCGCCCTCGATGGGAAGCTGTCCGAGGGTGCCGCCCAGGCAGCGGCGATCGCGACGATCCGGGAGCTGCGCTACGAGAAGGATGACTACTTCTGGATCAACGACATGGGCCCGACGATGCTCATGCACCCCTTCAAGCCCGAATTGAACGGGACCGACCTCTCGAACTACAAGGACCCCGACGGCAAGCGGCTGTTCTCGGAGATGGTCGAGGTGGTGCGCCGCGCCGGGGCGGGCTTCGTCTATTACGCCTGGCCCAAGCCCGGCTTCAGCAAGCCGGTGCGCAAGGTGTCCTACGTTGCCGGATTCGAGCCGTGGGGCTGGGTGCTCGGCAGCGGCATCTACCTTGACGACGTCGACGCGCTGTTCATGGCTCAGCTGCGCAGGAGCGTCCTCTTTCTCGCCGCGATCATCGCGATCTTCGCCGTCACGAACTGGCGCATCGCCGAGACGATCGCCCGACCGCTCGGCGGCGAGCCGGCGGAGATCGCGCGGATCGCCGAGAAGATCGCCCGGGGCGAGCTCGGGATCGGCTTCGACGCCCGAAACGCCGAGGGCAGCGTCTACCGCTCGATGGAGAAGATGGCCCGGAAGCTCGGCGAAGTCGTCGGCAGCGTGCAGTCCGCGTCCGGGAGCATCGCCGGCGGCGCACGGCAGCTTGCCATGAGTTCCGAGGCGCTGTCGCAGGGCGCGAGCGAGCAGGCGGGCGCGGTGCAGCAGGTGCTCGCGTCGATCGAACAGATCAGCCAGACGATCCAGCAAAATGCCGAAGCGGCCCAGGAGACGGATCGCTTCTCCCGGAAGGCGGCCGACGATACCCAGCGTGGCGGCGCGACCGTGGTCCAGACGGTGGCCGCCATGAAGCAGATCGCGGCGAAGACCAGCATCGTCGAGGAGATTGCCCGCCAGACGAACCTGCTGGCGCTGAACGCGGCGATCGAGGCGGCGCGGGCGGGCGAGAGCGGCCGGGGCTTCGCGGTCGTGGCGAGCGAGGTGCGCAAGCTCGCGGAGCGTTCCCAGGCAGCGGCAGCGGAGATTTCCCAGCTCTCGGGTGCGAGCGTCCGGATCGCGGAGGAGGCTGGAAGCATGCTGGCCAAGCTCGTTCCGGACATCCAGCGGGCCGCGGACCTCGTCAGGGAGATCAACGGCGCCAGCAGGGAACAGCACGAAGGGGCGCAGCAGGTGGGCGCGGCGATCCGGCAGCTCGACCAGGTCGTGCAGAGCAATGCCAGTTCCGCGGAGGAGATGGCCGCAACAGCGCAGGAGCTCTCGGCGCACAGCGCGCACCTCCTCGAGATCGTCCGGTTCT
- a CDS encoding PLP-dependent aspartate aminotransferase family protein produces MEIATQAVRIGLDWDTRTGAVTVPVYQTATFRHPGLGQSTGYDYSRSGNPTRQALEEGMALLDGGARGFAYSSGMAAITSLLLLFKAGDHLVVTEDLYGGSYRLFEQVFRQYGLAFTYADTSDPAAVRAAFRPETRALFVESLTNPLLKTADLAALAALCRDRGALCIVDNTFLTPYLLQPLALGADVAVYSGSKYLAGHNDTIAGLAVVRGEELAKRVYFHQNAAGAVLGPQDSWLVIRGLKTLGVRLDRQQENAAAIAAFLAGHPRVTKVLYPGLPGHPGHDLLRRQARGFGAMVSFELAAADLVPAFLGRLRLISFAESLGGVESLATYPWQQTHADIEPQVRARLGISERLLRLSVGIEDARDLIADLAQALDGGGAR; encoded by the coding sequence ATGGAGATAGCGACGCAGGCCGTGCGCATCGGGCTGGACTGGGACACCCGCACCGGCGCGGTGACGGTGCCCGTGTACCAGACCGCGACGTTTCGCCACCCCGGGCTCGGGCAGAGCACCGGGTACGACTACAGCCGCTCGGGCAACCCGACGCGGCAGGCGCTCGAGGAAGGGATGGCGCTGCTCGACGGCGGCGCGCGCGGCTTCGCGTACTCATCGGGGATGGCGGCGATCACGTCGCTGCTGCTGCTCTTCAAGGCGGGGGACCACCTCGTCGTGACCGAGGACCTCTACGGCGGCAGCTACCGGCTCTTCGAGCAGGTCTTCCGGCAGTACGGGCTGGCGTTCACGTACGCGGACACGAGCGATCCGGCCGCGGTGCGCGCCGCGTTCCGTCCCGAGACGCGGGCGCTCTTCGTCGAGTCCCTGACGAACCCGCTGCTCAAGACGGCGGACCTGGCCGCGCTCGCGGCGCTCTGCCGGGACCGCGGCGCGCTCTGCATCGTCGACAACACCTTCCTCACGCCGTACCTCCTGCAGCCTCTGGCCCTCGGAGCGGACGTCGCGGTCTACAGCGGCAGCAAGTACCTCGCCGGGCACAACGACACGATCGCGGGCCTCGCCGTGGTGCGCGGCGAGGAACTGGCCAAGCGGGTGTACTTCCACCAGAACGCCGCCGGCGCGGTGCTCGGCCCGCAGGACAGCTGGCTCGTGATCCGCGGGCTCAAGACGCTCGGGGTGCGCCTCGACCGGCAGCAGGAGAACGCCGCGGCGATCGCCGCTTTCCTCGCGGGTCACCCGCGGGTGACGAAGGTCCTCTACCCGGGGCTCCCCGGGCACCCTGGCCACGACCTGCTGCGGCGGCAGGCCCGCGGGTTCGGGGCGATGGTCTCCTTCGAGCTCGCCGCGGCCGACCTGGTGCCGGCGTTCCTCGGTCGCCTGCGGCTGATCTCCTTCGCGGAGAGTCTCGGGGGGGTCGAATCGCTGGCGACCTATCCCTGGCAGCAGACCCACGCGGACATCGAGCCGCAGGTGCGCGCGCGCCTCGGCATCTCGGAGCGGCTGCTGCGCCTCTCGGTCGGCATCGAGGACGCCCGCGACCTGATCGCGGACCTGGCGCAGGCGCTCGACGGCGGGGGCGCGCGATGA
- the cysT gene encoding sulfate ABC transporter permease subunit CysT: MKGPAFRRPSPLPGFGLTLGYTVLYLSLIVLLPLATLFAKAGALSWQAFWAIASDPRAVASYRLTLGASLVGALVNVVFGFIVAWTLVRYTFPGRRVLDAIVDLPFAMPTAVSGIALTAVYSQNGWIGRWLEPLGIHAAFSPLGVTLALTFIGLPFVVRTVEPALLELEREQEEAAACLGAGRWQTFGRVILPAVAPALVTGFGLAFARALGEYGSVVFISGNMPMKTEITSLLIIVKLEQYDYAGAAAIAVVMLAASFALLLAINLLQWWAGKPGRTGA; the protein is encoded by the coding sequence ATGAAGGGCCCCGCCTTCCGACGGCCTTCGCCGCTTCCCGGCTTCGGCCTCACGCTGGGGTACACGGTCCTGTACCTCAGCCTGATCGTGCTGCTGCCGCTGGCGACCCTGTTCGCGAAGGCGGGGGCCCTCTCCTGGCAGGCGTTCTGGGCGATCGCCAGCGATCCCCGCGCGGTAGCCTCGTACCGTCTGACGCTGGGGGCCTCGCTGGTCGGGGCCCTGGTGAACGTGGTCTTCGGCTTCATCGTGGCCTGGACGCTCGTGCGCTACACCTTCCCCGGCCGGCGGGTCCTCGACGCGATCGTGGACCTGCCGTTCGCGATGCCGACCGCGGTCTCGGGCATCGCGCTGACGGCCGTCTACTCGCAGAACGGCTGGATCGGACGCTGGCTGGAGCCGCTCGGGATCCATGCCGCGTTCTCCCCCCTCGGGGTGACGCTGGCGTTGACTTTCATCGGCCTGCCGTTCGTCGTCCGGACCGTCGAGCCCGCCCTGCTGGAACTCGAGCGCGAGCAGGAAGAGGCTGCCGCGTGCCTCGGCGCCGGCCGCTGGCAGACGTTCGGGAGGGTCATTCTGCCCGCCGTTGCCCCGGCGCTGGTGACCGGGTTCGGACTGGCGTTCGCGCGGGCGCTCGGTGAATACGGCTCCGTCGTCTTCATCTCGGGCAACATGCCGATGAAGACCGAGATCACCTCGCTGCTGATCATCGTCAAGCTCGAGCAGTACGACTACGCGGGCGCCGCCGCGATCGCCGTCGTGATGCTCGCGGCCTCGTTCGCGCTGCTGCTGGCGATCAACCTGCTGCAGTGGTGGGCCGGCAAGCCCGGCAGGACGGGGGCCTGA
- a CDS encoding PLP-dependent transferase has translation MKLATRLIHGPHAADAATGALSVPVHHASTFAQRSVDAFGKYDYGRSGNPTREALEETLAALEGGTVACAFASGMAAISTTLLLFAPGDHLVVCEDVYGGTYRALTKIFSHWGLAATFVDATDPASIAAAIRPETRALFLETPSNPLLKITDLRAAAALARERGLLGIVDNTFMTPYLQRPLALGCDIVLHSGTKFLAGHSDVVCGFAVAGDAGLGRRLRFLQNGFGAVLGPQDCWLALRGIKTLRVRLEESQRSARLVAAWLAERRNVLRVHYPGLAAHPGRAVHEAQADGPGAVLSFELASAELTRRLLEGVELAAFAVSLGGVESILSWPARMSHASLSPAERAARGIGDNLLRLSVGLEDPDDLIADLGRWIGDTDQHG, from the coding sequence ATGAAGCTCGCCACGCGCCTGATCCACGGGCCGCACGCGGCGGACGCGGCGACGGGGGCGCTCTCCGTGCCGGTCCACCATGCGTCGACGTTCGCGCAGCGCTCGGTGGACGCCTTCGGGAAGTACGACTACGGGCGCTCGGGCAACCCGACGCGCGAGGCGCTCGAGGAAACGCTGGCGGCGCTCGAGGGCGGGACGGTCGCCTGCGCCTTCGCCTCCGGGATGGCCGCGATCTCCACCACGCTGCTGCTCTTCGCTCCCGGCGACCACCTCGTGGTCTGCGAGGACGTCTACGGCGGCACCTACCGCGCGCTCACGAAGATCTTCTCGCACTGGGGGCTGGCCGCGACCTTCGTCGACGCGACCGACCCGGCGTCGATCGCGGCGGCGATCCGCCCGGAGACCAGGGCGCTGTTTCTCGAGACGCCGTCCAACCCGCTGCTGAAGATCACGGACCTGCGCGCGGCGGCGGCCCTGGCGCGGGAGCGCGGCCTGCTCGGCATCGTCGACAACACCTTCATGACCCCGTACCTGCAGCGGCCGCTCGCGCTCGGCTGCGACATCGTCCTGCACAGCGGCACGAAGTTCCTCGCCGGCCACAGCGACGTGGTCTGCGGCTTCGCGGTCGCGGGCGACGCCGGGCTCGGCCGGCGGCTGCGCTTCCTCCAGAACGGCTTCGGCGCCGTCCTCGGCCCCCAGGACTGCTGGCTGGCGCTGCGCGGCATCAAGACGCTGCGCGTGCGCCTCGAGGAGAGCCAGCGCAGCGCGCGGCTGGTCGCGGCGTGGCTGGCGGAGCGCCGGAACGTCCTGCGCGTGCACTATCCGGGACTGGCGGCGCACCCGGGCCGCGCGGTGCACGAGGCCCAGGCGGACGGGCCAGGCGCAGTCCTCTCGTTCGAGCTGGCCTCGGCGGAACTGACGCGCCGGCTCCTCGAGGGGGTCGAACTCGCCGCCTTCGCCGTGAGCCTCGGCGGCGTGGAGAGCATCCTCTCCTGGCCGGCGCGCATGTCGCACGCCTCGCTGTCGCCGGCGGAACGGGCGGCGCGCGGGATCGGCGACAACCTGCTGCGCCTGTCCGTCGGCCTCGAGGACCCGGACGACCTGATCGCCGACCTCGGGCGGTGGATCGGCGACACGGACCAGCATGGATGA
- the cysW gene encoding sulfate ABC transporter permease subunit CysW: MVREPAAVRVALIAATVLYLGLFLAVPLAEVFAEALRKGLQAYFAGLRDPAALAAIRLTLTVAAIAVPLNIVFGLAASWAIARFRFPGRSVLLTLIDLPFAVSPVIAGLVFILLFGLHGWLGPWLQAHDVRIVFAIPGIVLATVFVTFPFVARELVPLMEELGPEEEEAALVLGASGWQIFRLVTLPNVRWALLYGVILCNARAMGEFGAVSVVSGHIRGRTNTVPLHVEILYNEYNFVAAFAVASLLALLAIATLVAKALVERRLAPRGDAVEAQEPS; the protein is encoded by the coding sequence GTGGTCCGCGAGCCAGCCGCCGTCCGGGTGGCGCTGATCGCCGCCACCGTCCTCTACCTCGGACTGTTCCTCGCGGTCCCGCTGGCGGAGGTCTTCGCGGAGGCGCTGCGCAAGGGACTGCAGGCCTATTTCGCCGGGCTCAGGGATCCCGCGGCGCTGGCCGCAATTCGCCTCACGCTGACGGTGGCCGCGATCGCCGTGCCGCTCAACATCGTGTTCGGGCTCGCCGCCTCCTGGGCCATCGCCCGGTTCCGCTTCCCCGGACGCAGCGTGCTGCTGACCCTGATCGACCTGCCGTTCGCGGTCTCGCCGGTCATCGCCGGCCTGGTCTTCATCCTGCTGTTCGGTCTGCACGGCTGGCTCGGCCCGTGGCTGCAGGCGCACGACGTCCGGATCGTCTTTGCCATACCCGGCATCGTGCTGGCCACCGTCTTCGTGACGTTTCCGTTCGTGGCGCGGGAGCTGGTTCCGCTGATGGAGGAACTGGGCCCGGAAGAGGAGGAGGCCGCCCTGGTGCTCGGCGCGAGCGGCTGGCAGATCTTCCGCCTGGTCACCCTGCCGAACGTGCGTTGGGCGCTGCTCTACGGCGTGATCCTCTGCAACGCGCGCGCCATGGGCGAGTTCGGGGCGGTCTCGGTCGTCTCGGGTCACATACGCGGGCGGACCAACACCGTCCCGCTGCACGTGGAGATCCTCTACAACGAGTACAACTTCGTCGCCGCGTTCGCCGTGGCGTCCCTGCTGGCGCTGCTGGCCATCGCCACGCTCGTCGCCAAGGCGCTCGTCGAGCGCCGGCTGGCGCCGAGGGGCGACGCGGTCGAAGCGCAGGAGCCATCGTGA
- a CDS encoding aminotransferase class V-fold PLP-dependent enzyme gives MPERRVHLDHAATTPVDPSVLTAMLPFLAGNFGNPASLYEEGQIARSAVDVARRNVAGLLGADPSEIVFTSGGSESDNHALRGVASAAADGGVHMITTAIEHHAVLSTARHLRSQGADVSILPVDGHGLVDPDDVRRAITPRTALVSVMHANNEVGSIQPIAEIGRITREAGVLFHTDAVQTFGHAATPVDQLGVDLLSLSGHKLYGPKGIGALYVRRGTLVARLLHGGGQEDGRRAGTLNVPGIIGLGEAAALAERSLVSDAARCVLLRDRVIDGVLGTIEDARLTGHAEQRLPGNASFCLADVEGEALLLLLDRRGFTVSSGSACSSGSGEASHVLSAIGVPAHLAHGALRVTVGRATTFEDVDRFLEALRDSVRVLRRISPRTGARGVGFAPAMP, from the coding sequence ATGCCGGAGCGAAGAGTCCACCTCGATCACGCAGCAACAACGCCCGTCGACCCGTCGGTGCTGACGGCGATGTTGCCGTTTCTCGCGGGGAATTTCGGCAACCCGGCCAGCCTCTACGAGGAGGGGCAGATCGCGCGGAGCGCGGTCGACGTCGCCCGGCGCAACGTCGCCGGACTACTGGGAGCCGACCCCTCGGAGATCGTCTTCACCAGCGGAGGCTCCGAGAGCGACAACCATGCCCTGCGCGGCGTCGCCTCGGCCGCGGCGGACGGCGGTGTCCACATGATCACCACCGCCATCGAGCACCACGCCGTCCTCTCCACCGCGCGCCACCTCCGCAGCCAGGGCGCGGATGTCTCGATCCTGCCGGTCGACGGCCATGGGCTGGTCGATCCCGACGACGTGCGACGCGCGATCACGCCGCGGACGGCACTCGTCTCCGTCATGCACGCCAACAACGAGGTCGGCAGCATCCAGCCGATCGCGGAGATCGGCCGTATCACCCGGGAGGCCGGCGTCCTCTTCCACACCGACGCCGTCCAGACGTTCGGCCACGCGGCGACGCCGGTTGATCAGCTCGGGGTCGACCTGCTCTCGCTCTCGGGTCACAAGCTCTACGGGCCCAAGGGGATCGGCGCCCTGTACGTGCGCCGGGGCACCCTCGTGGCGAGGCTGCTGCACGGCGGCGGCCAGGAGGACGGCCGGCGCGCCGGGACCCTCAACGTGCCCGGGATCATCGGTCTCGGCGAGGCAGCGGCGCTCGCAGAGCGCTCCTTGGTGTCTGATGCAGCGCGTTGCGTGCTCCTGCGGGACCGGGTCATCGACGGCGTTCTCGGGACCATCGAGGATGCGCGGCTCACCGGACACGCCGAGCAGCGCCTCCCGGGCAACGCGTCCTTCTGCCTGGCGGACGTGGAAGGCGAAGCGCTCCTGCTGCTCCTCGACAGGCGGGGGTTCACGGTCTCTTCGGGATCGGCCTGCTCCTCCGGTTCCGGGGAGGCCTCCCACGTGCTCTCCGCGATCGGCGTGCCCGCACACCTCGCCCACGGCGCCCTGCGCGTGACGGTGGGTCGCGCGACCACGTTTGAGGATGTCGATCGGTTCCTCGAGGCGCTTCGGGACAGCGTCCGGGTGCTGCGCCGGATTTCGCCGCGCACAGGCGCCCGCGGTGTCGGGTTTGCGCCCGCGATGCCGTAA
- a CDS encoding sulfate ABC transporter substrate-binding protein: protein MASSRKSTVAALVVAALAAPAFVTPAARAATQLLNVSYDPTRELYAEYNAAFAKHWKSVSGEEVSVQQSHGGSGKQARAVIDGLEADVLTLALAGDIDAVAANAGLLPTDWQKRLPDNSAPYTSTIVFLVRKGNPKQIKDWDDLAKPGVSVITPNPKTSGGARWNYLAAWGFALKRELGDLALVKDPGSAPAVEKAQAKARELVTAIFRNVPVLDSGARGSTTTFVQRGIGDVLLAWENEAFLALKEFGSDKFEIVAPSISILAEPPVAVVDAVVDRHGTRKVAEEYLRYLASPEGQEIAARNFYRPRDPAAAKKFDAQFSKLALFTIDDVFGGWRQAQPRHFADKGVFDQIYQPK, encoded by the coding sequence ATGGCATCCAGCAGGAAATCGACCGTTGCGGCGCTCGTCGTCGCCGCTCTCGCGGCACCTGCCTTCGTTACACCTGCCGCCCGCGCAGCGACACAACTCCTCAACGTCTCGTACGACCCGACCCGCGAACTTTACGCCGAATACAACGCCGCCTTCGCGAAGCACTGGAAGAGCGTTTCCGGCGAGGAGGTGAGCGTCCAGCAGTCCCATGGCGGCTCGGGCAAGCAGGCGCGAGCCGTCATCGACGGCCTCGAGGCCGATGTGCTCACCCTGGCGCTCGCCGGGGACATCGACGCCGTCGCCGCGAACGCCGGGCTGCTCCCGACCGACTGGCAGAAGCGCCTTCCCGACAACAGCGCGCCCTACACCTCGACCATCGTGTTCCTTGTGCGCAAGGGCAATCCCAAGCAGATCAAGGACTGGGACGACCTGGCGAAACCGGGCGTCTCGGTGATCACGCCGAACCCCAAGACCTCCGGCGGCGCGCGCTGGAACTACCTCGCGGCCTGGGGCTTCGCGCTCAAGAGGGAACTCGGCGACCTGGCGCTCGTCAAGGACCCGGGCAGCGCGCCGGCCGTCGAGAAGGCGCAGGCCAAGGCCAGGGAGCTGGTCACGGCCATCTTCCGCAACGTGCCGGTCCTGGACTCCGGCGCGCGCGGCTCGACCACGACCTTCGTCCAGCGCGGGATCGGCGACGTGCTGCTCGCCTGGGAGAACGAGGCGTTCCTCGCCCTCAAGGAGTTCGGGAGCGACAAGTTCGAGATCGTGGCGCCTTCGATCAGCATCCTCGCCGAGCCGCCGGTGGCGGTCGTGGACGCCGTCGTCGACCGGCACGGCACCCGCAAGGTCGCCGAGGAATACCTGAGGTACCTCGCCTCGCCGGAGGGCCAGGAGATCGCGGCGAGAAACTTCTACCGCCCCCGCGACCCGGCGGCCGCGAAGAAGTTCGACGCGCAGTTCTCGAAGCTCGCGCTCTTCACGATCGACGACGTGTTCGGCGGCTGGCGGCAAGCCCAGCCCCGGCACTTCGCCGACAAGGGCGTCTTCGACCAGATCTACCAGCCGAAGTAG